DNA from Triticum aestivum cultivar Chinese Spring chromosome 7D, IWGSC CS RefSeq v2.1, whole genome shotgun sequence:
GCCGATGCTTTGACAGAGACAGGCTAATGCTGAAGGCTTGCAGCTGGGATACAGTGTGGTTCCTAGCGAGAAGTGGTTCCTGGTTCTACACGCTTTCCTGAAGAGGAAACAGTCTAGCAAGAAGGTCATGGTGCTGTTTTCATCACGTAGTTCAGTCAAGTTCCATGTGCAACTTCTGAATTTTCTTCAGATAGAGTGTGCTGATATCCACGAGAAACAAGAGCAGCACGACCGAACCGCAACGTTCTCTGCCTTCTGCGCGGCAGAGAAGAGTATCTTATTATGCACTAATGTGGCAGCACGTGGACTTGATCTTCCTCATGTGGTGAGGTTTTGAATGGCAGTGTATCTTTAATTGAGTGCGACCGAAATATTTTTCCTCGTGCTGACCTAATGATGATATGTGGCCTTGTTTTAGGATTATATTGTGCAATACGATCCTCCGGCAGATGAACCAGAGGTACGTACGTTGATGATCTGAATTTGACTTGCAGGAATTCCTCTCATATTTGAACTGTGCTAAGCTATTCGAATTTGACTTTCAGGATTACATTCATCATGTTGGGCGTACTGCACCTGGTGATAAAGGAAAACCAACTGTATTGTTATTCTTACTGCCCCAAGAATTAGAGTTTCTTATCTCCCTGAGGGTAATCAATTCTGCACCGAGATAATATGGCATTTCTTTCCCTCTAAAGTTAGCGAAATCACATATTTAGTGTGCCTGCAGGCAGCCAACATTCATCTCACCGAACACCAGTTTAACAACAAGAATGTGCCAAATCTGCAAGCACATTTTGTAAGTGTATCTTTTACCACTCTTGAGTGTTCCTATCCACTTTTCTCTAATAATATGTTAATAACAAGTTACAACTCAATTTGTTGAGCAGGAGAAAATCGTTGGCGAGAACTACTTCCTACACCAGTCAGCTCAACAAGCCTACAGATCCTACATTCTAGCATACAACTCACACG
Protein-coding regions in this window:
- the LOC123171120 gene encoding DEAD-box ATP-dependent RNA helicase 27 — translated: MSPAASSTGSAERPTESEQTVYCTAATVETGQEPAEQTVDEEQETCRRQANAEGLQLGYSVVPSEKWFLVLHAFLKRKQSSKKVMVLFSSRSSVKFHVQLLNFLQIECADIHEKQEQHDRTATFSAFCAAEKSILLCTNVAARGLDLPHVDYIVQYDPPADEPEDYIHHVGRTAPGDKGKPTVLLFLLPQELEFLISLRAANIHLTEHQFNNKNVPNLQAHFEKIVGENYFLHQSAQQAYRSYILAYNSHAMKDIFNVHSLSLKDVAASFCFRNPPKVDIGLEGRAMKKVGYNRGPDSRERRTRRRINAANP